A window of Lepidochelys kempii isolate rLepKem1 chromosome 1, rLepKem1.hap2, whole genome shotgun sequence contains these coding sequences:
- the GTPBP6 gene encoding putative GTP-binding protein 6, with the protein MGPGLLLRGAAALCARGLRAAAAGRLCPLLPRPPARLLRTGGCRCLRTALGPPGQGKPPRSGGRGRGAAHSEEEEEEEEDGEEEELEELLAPGPPPGAQRLLVVHPAVKWGAKKPQLTTAELQIAEAIALINTLHNWTVLDKIIMSTKTPDKKFIFGKGNFQILTEKIKGLPHITAVFLNIERLSPLTKKELEDAWGVTVFDRYTVVLHIFRCNARTKEAKLQIALAEIPLLRTNLKNEMSQLDQQRGGSRYIMGSGETFMEMQYRLLKEKEFKIRNALEKLRRKRSVLRTQRRRREFPVISVMGYTNCGKTTLIKALTGDEGLQPQDRLFATLDITAHAGYLPSHLAVIYVDTIGFLSELPHDLIESFSATLDDVAYSDLIVHVRDISHPETVLQKASVLSVLKNLNLPSHLLDSVVEVHNKVDLIERYQSPETNAIAVSALLGYGLEELKGEIERTVLKTTGKNILTIKVNLAGPQLSWLYKEATVQEVDVMPEDGTANVKVIISNSALGKYKKLFPQ; encoded by the exons ATGGGGCCCGGGCTCCTGCTGCGCGGGGCCGCCGCCCTGTGCGCCCGGGGGCTCCGCGCCGCAGCGGCCGGGAGGCTCTGCCCGCTGCTGCCCCGGCCGCCCGCCCGGCTCCTCCGCACTGGGGGCTGCCGCTGCCTCCGCACCGCGCTGGGGCCCCCGGGCCAGGGGAAGCCGCCCCGGAGCGGGGGGCGCGGGCGGGGGGCGGCGcacagcgaggaggaggaggaggaggaggaggatggtgaggaagaggagctggaggagctgctggccccagggccgCCTCCCGGGGCCCAGCGGCTGCTCGTGGTGCACCCGGCCGTCAAGTGGGGAGCGAAAAAGCCCCAACTCACCACAG CTGAATTACAGATCGCTGAAGCTATTGCTCTAATAAACACCCTTCATAATTGGACGGTTTTAGATAAAATAATTATGTCTACAAAAACTCCTGACAAGAAGTTTATTTTTGGCAAAGGAAATTTTCAGATTCTGACAg AAAAGATTAAAGGATTACCACACATAACGGCTGTCTTCTTGAATATAGAAAGGCTCTCTCCACTGACAaag aaagaacTGGAAGATGCTTGGGGAGTGACGGTTTTTGACAGATATACAGTTGTCCTTCATATTTTTCGTTGCAATGCTCGGACTAAGGAGGCAAAACTTCAGATTGCATTGGCTGAAATCCCACTTCTCAG AACAAATCTGAAAAATGAGATGTCTCAGTTAGATCAGCAAAGAGGTGGATCAAGATACATCATGGGTTCAG GTGAGACTTTCATGGAAATGCAGTATCGTCTcttgaaagaaaaagaatttaaaattagGAATGCCCTGGAAAAGCTGAGAAGAAAGAGGTCTGTACTCAGAACTCAGCGTAGAAGGCGTGAGTTTCCAGTTATCTCAGTAATGGGCTACACTAATTGTG GGAAAACCACTTTGATCAAGGCATTGACTGGAGATGAAGGACTGCAGCCTCAAGATCGACTGTTTGCCACTCTTGATATTACAGCTCATGCTGGCTATCTGCCCTCACACCTGGCAGTTATTTATGTTGACACTATAGGGTTTCTCTCTGAATTGCCTCATGATCTCATTGAGTCCTTTTCAGCCACATTAGATGATGTGGCTTACTCA GATTTAATAGTTCATGTGAGGGACATTAGTCATCCAGAAACTGTCCTCCAGAAAGCAAGTGTTTTGTCTGTTCTGAAGAATCTTAATCTTCCAAGCCATTTACTGGATTCAGTTGTAGAAGTTCATAACAAAGTGGATTTGATAGAACG GTATCAGTCCCCTGAAACAAATGCTATAGCTGTTTCTGCTCTTCTTGGATATGGATTAGAAGAACTGAAAGGGGAGATTGAGAGAACAGTTTTGAAAACAACTGGGAAAAATATTCTGACAATTAAAGTCAACTTAGCTGGACCTCAACTAAG TTGGCTGTATAAAGAAGCAACAGTTCAGGAAGTGGATGTTATGCCTGAAGATGGCACAGCCAATGTGAAGGTGATCATAAGTAATTCTGCTTTGGGCAAATACaaaaaacttttcccacaataa